A stretch of the Prochlorococcus marinus str. MIT 0918 genome encodes the following:
- a CDS encoding TM0106 family RecB-like putative nuclease: MLNPILERNLITDRLFFSWIRCKRKAWLDLYEQNHHKVWTAHRALQLDHQYKSIQQFLNTTPGKGVKACQRGDIGVIGLRLRRVGPTDIYLEGHPTMLYRIEGSSCWGNYSYIPIIVRQGHRLTRENRLAIALWAYLLEEFQQGQVNHGIAVSKKRKNLEIQDILISKNLRSELFESLIKAKKDLTQIAIPPLTNERKKCTLCSWRELCNKTASKEGDLSEVSGIGAKRKNILQEIGIQSVNDLASTDPYFLTRKLNKYGDQHESIAHQLILQAKSQIDLNPTRITLNPLLNEIRNTKGVLIYDIESDPDNQHDFLHGFVSAKIRNNQSWDLEETKYHAILNLYKDKEHLTWGKINQKINYFYNWPILHYGETESLAIYQMAKRQGANISELKNLKTRLIDIHACLKNSWLLPISNYSLKTVAKWLGFKWRLEGADGAKALLWWRQWESSNYNRKSSSNLCKKILDYNQDDCLATWEIAKWLLTNSN; this comes from the coding sequence ATGCTTAATCCCATTCTAGAAAGAAACTTAATAACTGATCGTTTGTTTTTCAGCTGGATACGCTGCAAAAGGAAAGCTTGGCTAGATCTATATGAGCAAAATCATCACAAAGTCTGGACAGCTCACCGAGCTCTCCAACTTGACCATCAATACAAGAGTATCCAACAATTTCTAAATACAACCCCTGGGAAAGGGGTAAAGGCATGCCAACGAGGAGACATAGGTGTTATTGGATTACGTCTTAGGAGGGTAGGTCCTACAGATATATATCTTGAAGGACATCCAACAATGCTCTATAGAATTGAAGGTAGTAGCTGCTGGGGAAATTACTCTTATATTCCAATCATTGTTCGTCAAGGTCACAGACTTACAAGAGAAAATCGTCTTGCGATTGCATTGTGGGCCTATTTGCTTGAGGAATTTCAGCAAGGACAAGTTAACCACGGTATTGCAGTCTCTAAGAAAAGAAAGAATCTAGAGATACAAGACATATTAATTTCAAAAAATCTTCGTAGTGAGTTATTTGAATCTTTGATCAAAGCAAAAAAAGATTTAACTCAAATCGCAATTCCTCCTTTAACTAATGAGAGAAAAAAATGCACACTTTGTTCCTGGAGAGAATTATGTAATAAAACAGCATCTAAAGAAGGTGACCTAAGTGAAGTCAGTGGAATTGGAGCAAAAAGAAAAAATATTCTTCAAGAGATAGGCATTCAAAGTGTAAATGATCTTGCATCAACAGATCCCTATTTCCTAACGCGTAAATTAAACAAGTATGGAGATCAGCATGAATCTATCGCACACCAACTGATTCTTCAAGCAAAGTCTCAAATAGATTTAAATCCTACAAGAATTACATTAAACCCTCTATTAAATGAAATTAGAAATACTAAAGGAGTTTTAATTTATGACATTGAATCAGATCCAGATAATCAACATGATTTTCTCCATGGATTCGTTAGTGCTAAAATAAGAAATAACCAAAGTTGGGATTTAGAAGAGACTAAATATCATGCAATACTAAATCTCTACAAAGATAAAGAACATTTAACATGGGGAAAAATCAATCAGAAGATCAATTATTTCTATAATTGGCCAATACTTCATTATGGTGAAACTGAATCACTGGCTATATATCAAATGGCAAAAAGACAAGGTGCAAACATTAGTGAATTAAAGAATCTTAAAACTAGGCTAATAGATATTCATGCCTGCTTGAAAAATAGTTGGTTATTACCTATTAGTAATTACAGTTTAAAAACAGTTGCAAAGTGGCTAGGTTTCAAGTGGAGATTGGAAGGGGCTGATGGAGCCAAAGCATTGCTTTGGTGGAGGCAATGGGAAAGCTCTAACTACAATAGGAAATCCTCTTCAAATCTATGCAAAAAAATTTTAGATTATAACCAAGACGACTGTCTTGCAACTTGGGAAATAGCAAAGTGGTTATTAACTAATTCCAATTAA